GAACAATTCAGAGTTTTGCAAATGGATCAAACCATTTTGGCAAGAAGTTTCtctaatgttttcaagaaaacaagtaCCTTCAGTTAGAGAGGCAATTGAGTTGTAGATTGCTTTGGCGATAGTCGTCTTATCAATTCCACCAATTTCAAAGATACCTACCATGCATGTACTGTCATTCTTCTCTAAGTCTAAAAGTGGCTTCACATATTGTACATGAGACTCTGGATACTCGGCAACTTGGAAGTATGTATTTTTTACTAACATCGAATTCACCAATTGAATGATTTCGTGAATAAATTCAGGTTCATTCCTACCAatacaaaatttgtaaaaatacattGTGTtaaaaatgactaattttttcaaaatatgatcgtaatataaattaaagttaAAATGAATTTAGAATTTTGTCTGATTAGATAAAAAGAGAGTGGTTAAAAATACCTGTTCCCCAAAAGCTTCCCTGACAAATTGCCTATTTGTGATAGAGCTGTCTTCCACCTTCGCAACTTCATTTGATCATGCTTAAACCTTTCTTGAAGTTTAGCGAATGCTTTTCTAACACTATTGGTTTGATTCCGTACTTCTGATGGATGTACGTGATAGAACAAGGGTAGAATTTGTTGCCCCCTTGTTTTTTTGCACTCGAGGATCTTCATGAGCTCGTCCAAACACCATTGGGATGATGCATAGTTTTTAGACAATACAATGATTGAAATCGCTGATTCTTTAATGGCTTCGAGAAGTGCTGGTGAAATTTCCTCTCCGCTTCTAAGCTTATTGTCCATGAAGGTGTTGACATCATTTCGACACAAAGCTGCATATAAATGTGCAGTAAAAGTTTTGCGAGTATCTTTACCTCTGAAACTCAAGAATACATCGTAAGTGCATCGAGAAATAGAAGAGGCaagggaagagaaagaagaagatgaagaagaacaggaagaggaagaggatcCATGGAAGGCCGCCATGGAAGAAGTTATCCTCTATCGATTCAAGACTAGCAGAAAAAATTGAGAGTTGCAGATCTACCTACCATACCACAGCTCCGATGCCACGTTGCATCATAAAAAAAGGGCCACGAAAGTTATCGGCAACTTCCTTGTAGGAACCAATCAATATTGaatgtgttattattattattattttaatgtcaAAATGCACCAACAATATTCAAAGGgataaaagacaaagaaaaagcaTCGATCCTTCGGGCTTCAGCATTCAAAGTCGCGTGTGAAAACGTTGAAGTGGGTCCATTGTGGAGTAGTTGTTGTCCTTATATATGGTGCCAAATTAGTGGTCCTCTCTGGAGGCTATCAAGACGATGAGAAGCATGGCGAGTGGTTCCTTTACACATGCAGGGAGATATATCAATGCACTATTGATGTTCATACTAATTGAGTTCTGCCTTTGCTATCTATTTGGCTTGCTTTTCANNNNNNNNNNNNNNNNNNNNNNNNNNNNNNNNNNNNNNNNNNNNNNNNNNNNNNNNNNNNNNNNNNNNNNNNNNNNNNNNNNNNNNNNNNNNNNNNNNNNtgtaacatccccagcccgttaaggctgagtttgctacttttcttcttttacaacaaaaattcttgcaaagatctata
This window of the Corylus avellana chromosome ca5, CavTom2PMs-1.0 genome carries:
- the LOC132183138 gene encoding G-type lectin S-receptor-like serine/threonine-protein kinase SD1-13; this encodes MAAFHGSSSSSCSSSSSSFSSLASSISRCTYDVFLSFRGKDTRKTFTAHLYAALCRNDVNTFMDNKLRSGEEISPALLEAIKESAISIIVLSKNYASSQWCLDELMKILECKKTRGQQILPLFYHVHPSEVRNQTNSVRKAFAKLQERFKHDQMKLRRWKTALSQIGNLSGKLLGNRNEPEFIHEIIQLVNSMLVKNTYFQVAEYPESHVQYVKPLLDLEKNDSTCMVGIFEIGGIDKTTIAKAIYNSIASLTEESKKSDETNLVLHKLDNERHLKDLMNTSKFREEDEKGIDILYFHLERIVVATDGFSYANMIGKGGFGYVYKGTFLGGQQIAVKRLSSASSQGFQEFKNEVALIKNLQHRNIVRLRGYCMEGDEKILLYEYMRKGSLDSFIFDRNPSKYLDWEMRVNIIWGIARGLLYLHHDSRLRIIHRDLKPSNILLDEEMNPKIADFGCATIAEGKNIEARTMRIVGT